Sequence from the Ascaphus truei isolate aAscTru1 chromosome 3, aAscTru1.hap1, whole genome shotgun sequence genome:
CTTTTCATATCCATCATTTATTATTACTACCCGTAGGCACAATGAGAAAGCAGGAATTGCAGCAGCATCTGAACAAAATGGCCAAGTAATGAAAAAGGAGACCacattatacagatgtagcaagagtaATTGTTTCCCGGCACCGGGGCAAGCTGAAGTTGTGCGTACCACCTCGTCATCAGTCGATTACATCAGGGGGAGTGACGGCGCCTGTGCATTGGATTGGAAACCTCACAGCTGTGTCTGTAGTTGCATCAACTCCAATGCACAGGCCCCGTCACGCCCCCTAACTTAATCGACTGGTGACTAGGTGGTCTGAATCGACAGAGCGTGCTGTGTGACCAGAGACTACTTACCATCCGAACAAGCGGCGTTAGCCGACATGGAGCAGATTGCTGTATTGGGATGTTGCTCACAGTGCGATTTTACTCTGCCAGATTGTAAGtggcattttatttttgggtagtaaaccttttttttacagtacttcaccatattgtgcTATTATTAATTTTCAGGACCGGTTTTCTTCTCTGTTCATTGAATTGGACATTCACCTCTGATTTCGACCTAGTAGAATAGTCTTCATTTTCCCTTTTTACTATTTATttagtatgtatatctttttccTAGTTATTTGCGCTTCTGTCATTTCTCTTTATATTTCTCTCTTGAGGATCTTGTGGGACCTTAGATAATAAGCAGCACCTACTAGGAGCACTATTACATGTTATATTATTCTCACGTGTAATTTGGAGGTGTTACAGGTGTGCACACCAATtcttttgagaaatatatatatatatttagtaacTGGGCTTTGTTTTATAAATGCCAATGTTAAGAGTTACATAGCTGAACGCAAAGTAGGAGCAAATTTGAACGTGTCAAcattgcaggaaaaaaaaaactgcaaaaggtattgtttaaaaacaaaacaaaaacacagaacattaaaataaaacaatattaaaattcAACGGcaagagagatttttttttgaaATACAACAAGAAATTATGTTTTTAAATTGATGCTCTAAATGTTCTTCCAGAACGGAGAATAGGCCtgatctccccccctgctcgcgcccccccaccctcctcccactcggctccggcatcaaatgacgaagcagagtcatgtgacgtcatgttgccatagcaacacaacgtcacgtgaccccacagcgtcatttgacgccgggttgccatTGAGTCATATTGCTGGAAGCCAAATcaaggtaagggaatttacagaggccttgtgcggccccctagcatttaatttaaatgcatttggGGAAGCACTGGGCCTGTGTAAACACGACGTCCCCCCtagggggcgcaccccccagtttgcgcacccctggtttagagctTGAACTAGCATCACATTTTGCTAGGACGTCTCCTTTGCATAAACTCTGCCTTCAGTAACACTCACCTGAAAGTGACCCAGTTGCTTTAGCAACTGCTTCCCAATTTGCTGCCGCAAATTGAAATGCCACACTGACCTGTGCTTGGATGACACGTGAGGGAACACCACCCCAAAGAGAGCCACAGAAGCATTGATCACAGACACTCCTAGCGGGAGGGGGCCAGGCCAGCTTCTCCGGCTGGGATGCGCAGATATATTGAGGAAGGGTCATGTTCTAAAGCCCCACTTCCAGATGCACTGTTGGGCTGGAGCTGCACAACATGCAAATATCAATTAATAAAAGCAGCAACAGAATAAAACATCTGTGTCACAATCCCCCATaaaccctctctgccccctccccccccttgaaGGTTGCGAGTACTGTACCAACCAATGAGAAAACAATTCTCTGGTCTTAAGATGGAAGCTGTACAGCCAACTGGGAAAAATAAGACTGACCTTACAAGAAACAAGCCAAAGACAAGtcttaggccttgtccagggtggcgctgagcgggcgctcccgctggccgcgatgaaacacattgctgcaatgtgtgtggccagcgtgagcgagcgtggcgcttacctgcttggcgagacaaccaaATTTGATATAGCTGCTCActgatgcgtcacgtgagcagctcgcccaatgagggcgaaagaATAGGAATAATTATAAAGAATTCTAAAATACGAACGCTGAAAGGGGGATGACCCAATCTGGTCTGTTCCATCACAGGGGTAAAATAACCAGAATTATACATGCCCACTGAGTCAAATGACAAACTGGGAAACTGGAAATGTAAGCAGAGATAAGGGTAGTAAACCCCATCATACACTTCCAGCGACAGTGCCTTTTCACAATAAGCTTACAAAAATAATTTAACACTAATTTCGGTACGATTGTTTTGTGAAGGCATCACCCAGCTTTAACTTGGTTCGTTCAATTTGGGACCACACTGATCATGCAACAATCAAGATCATTCGCTACCTTTtgtaggggaggggaggggggtgagaaataTTGTTTGTCACTCCACATCAATCCCATACCTGATCTTCAATGGATTTGTGGTCAGTCTCCTGCAGCCACGAGCCAAGCAGCACACTGTCATCATAGTGACACAGAGAGCGGAGGAGGGATGTGGTGGTATTGGAAGAGTTGTCGGTTAAGGTGAACTCTGCCACTAGCTCACGAAGAAGCACGTTGAAGTTTCCTATACAAAAGAATGGATATTTAGGTATACATGAATATTTAGAAGAGATAAGAAAACTgttaataaattaaaacaaaataccATTGCAGATACAAATTAGAGGCTCATTCTATGTTCCTATCACACAGGATGtgagaactggggggggggggggggagaggagaggggtagGGACCTTTATTCGTGAATACCAAGGTCAAAAACAAGAAGTTGAGAATGACAATTCCAATACGAGAATCTTGTCACATTTTATTGTTTCTTCCTGAGGCTCAAAAACATTGTTGTTCCCAGTTAAGATCCTGGAGCTAGAAGTCCACCAAGTTTTCTATATCAACTTAGCCATTCTTAAAAAAAGAGAACATTAAGAGGTTATCTTTACCTTCATACGTCTTGGGGGGCAACAAAGCCAAAATGTCATACAGCCTCAGACGGACCATTGCAGCACTTGCCTTTAGATGTGTCCCATGTGCTTTAATTACAGAAAGGATGCTATAGAGTTAAATCAAGAGGGGAAATAAAAAGTTTGCATTAAACACAATAAATGATTTCAGAAGGACAGTTTATACCGAACCAGGCTCTCTTATTGcaactacaaataaaaaaaaatctaaactcTCTTGAATAGTCAACAGGTTTATTAGATGTTTGAGCACAGCTTCAACAGTTTCATTCATTGGTTCGTAACTCTGTCTTCAAGGCACAGTAGCTGGACCAAGCTTCCAGTAGCATCAGATTATATTCTAATAATATTTACACCAAATTCATTCAGATGTGACTGGCACAatcgggttaaaaaaaaaaacaaaacaaaaaaaaacagtgtactggtcccttggagcagctgttccagggacCATACAGCGGTGgcaagtgtgagcaggtggtttcTTTGGCGTCTCagattgctaatctgaagagGCAATTTGCAACATTGAGGGCCATTGACAATCTTTAACAGAGTTTAGTGCTCACAAAGCAAGCCCTAGCTGGGACTAGTGTTGCAGAtggtggagctgtgagtgaggaacaggtaggtagctgggtaacagaagaagaagcaggggcaatagggagaggcaggccagttctgagttgacagatcccaatagatttgccagattgagtgaagatattaggTGTGTCATggcaggaatggcaaggctggggagaCCGATTCCTTTAGCAGCCCGGGGAATTGTTCATCCAGCACAGAGGACAGGATACTCAGAACAAAAAAGTCTTTGGTGGTAGGTGACTCCATTATTAAGAGGGTAGGTAGAAATCTGTTGTTGTGCACACATGAACAGAACCAACTAGTCTTCCGCATGGCAGAAAACTAGTTAGTAAATATATCTGTTGTATCTGTGGTTCCTTAGGGATACAGTATGGCTGTGAACTACTGGTTTAACCTAACCCATTTTTTCCAAACGCCTAAAAACACTTTGCAGGACACACAGTACGAACAAGAATACTTTTCTCTTCTAACCAATTATATGCGGATGTGGCAAAATAATATATTCTATAAAATAATAGTGGAGCACACCTGTGTGCCTCTGGTAACACATGTGTATTGTGACCATATATCAGATGTAAACAAACATTGGTGACATCACAGTATTATCAGCCACACAGGTCATTTCAAAACTACTTTTGTCATTTAGAAAAGaatagaagggggaaaaaaatgacaCTAACTTGTGATTGGTGCCAATAATTTAATTAAAATAATCTCCTAAAAGCTTTTTTCACCCAGTTTAGTAGTGTGAATAGACCTATATTTTCCGATAGCAATGTAACTTCAGTTTCAGGGACAATATATATTTGGAATGGTCTGCAGTTCAAAAATTGCTCATTAATATATTTACTTTATAATGTTACAGGCGGTGATCAATAAAAACAGAATGGTATATTCTATATTCAAGCAGTGTGAGAGGGTAGCATTTATAATAAAATGCAATCTagtccaggggggcgcaaacttttttccctgcgcccccgacggctgtcccctcactcccgcgtcccccccaaccccaacttacccgcgctccggcgtaatgacgccacgttgccatagcaacgtgacgtcacatgaccccgcagcgtcattttgacgccgcgttgccatggcgctgcagggaggaagccgccggaaccaaggtaagttaggtttacagaggccctgcagctcccccggcacttaatttaagtgccttcgggaagcgcgcggggcctctgtaaaccccgcgccccccgtcggcagtgtcgcgccccccctgggggtcgcgccccacagtttgcgcaccgctgatctagtcAGTAGTTCTGACATCAGTGAAACACTCCACTATTTGGAAAACAGAGTTTCATTAGCTTGTTACACTGAAgtatagatgcagcggccgttattcgaacaaatctcgaaatggatttcGAGATCTCACCGTGATCCGCACAAGTTTTGCCgggcagactataatggcccatcggattaacacagcaggggtccctgctgtgtgagtcctaccagggtctgcctttctgtaatagacgcacagtaagagataggctgaatcagtcacactcacagtgcgcgcctctcacaggcgatcgcggggggtttatttaattttaaacattacagtaatgtagcagggggtctctggagctgaaccgcattgatttcaagtccggggacaccctacttcccaagatacaggcaccgttatggggtgccggtatctcttatgcatgtaaatgtctcgcgtcacgtgatcgggacatttccatgcataggagataccggcaccctataacggggcctgtatctcgggaagcaggggatccccggacttgaaaccaatgcgtttcagctccggagaccccctgctacgatactgtaatgtttaaaattaaataaaccccccGTGATCGCCTATGAGAGGTGCGCagttagtgactgattcagcctcttactgcgcgtctattacagagaggcagatcccggcaggattcacacagcagggacccctgctgtgtttatcCGATGGGCCGTTTGCAGCGGCAAAACTTGTGAATATATCGCAGCCTACACGCGGCACAACACaaaatgtacccaggtaaatgttcggataatggccgctgcatctgtagtagtaACAAACTATTTGTCTTTTCCACCAAATTTCCCTGGTTCCAATTACAAGcacgcaaaaaaataaatacaaattcacTGGTGCAGGTTCCTGATTTAAATGAGATTTAGATGTAAAGACTAATTAAACTGCATAACTTAAGCATTTTATGCAGCCATGCCCCAATTACTTACTGTGACATCATGGTCATGGCACATTCAATGGGTGTCATCAACTTCCTGATCACATCCTCAGTGAGCAGCTCAGGGCAGTGAGCAACAAAACTCTGCATAGCTTGAAAAAAAGTCAATGTTTCATCAAAATATATTAACATAGATGATTCATGATTTAGTCTGCTGTACAAATGGAAAACATTTAATTAATGGCATTTATAGATCCAACTGAAACAttactgaaattaaaaaaacgtGTGTATAATACACAAAACAATGTGTATactatacatttatacacacatatatacacacatatatacatacatatacacatatatatacatatatatatatatatatatatatatatatatatatatatatatatatatatatatacatatacacatacacatacatatatacacacacacatgcatacatcttTATAGCGCCCATCCAAGTACATAGCGCTTTGCAGTAGTAATACACCTGACATCATAATAAGATACATGATAGGaataaaagtagacattaggaaaaggagtcctttccccgaagagcttacaatgctTACATATTTAAATACAggtctatttttttatttattttttattactcaGACTAGACCCATATTaggctgtgataccttttagcggACAAAGAGTTTTTCATAGATTAAGTTAGTGTACAGAGGTTTAATTTTCATTGTACACTAGAAAAATAAACTTTTGAAGTttcgaaagctctgtacactataatttcatctatggAGGACTCTGTTTTTCCActaaaaaaggtatcacagccTACAACACATTTACACTTCTCCAGCACCAATGCGGCTACTAAAACGTTGAACTATAGAATTACCCAATTAAACATCAATTCATTTTTATTCCTAAGTCGGACTGCACCAATAAGGAAATCGGGGGTGTACCATCCTGCTTCTTACCACAGAGAGCTCCAGCGCGATCTTCCAGAGTCACCTGCCAAGTAAAAGAGTCTCCTCTGGCTTTCTCTGCCTCCAACTCTTTTAAGGAACGAGGAAACACATTTCGCCAAAGCAGAAGCATCTTAGGGAGATGGTATCGCACAACTGAGGGGCCTGTGTAAGTTTGAGACAAGAAATTGGTGAGAAGCCATAGGGACTATAGCAATGGACTGTGAACGGAAAGGATGAGAGCAGACAAGACTTGTCTCCATGTATGTTTGGCAAGGATATGACAAGCTTTTACTACAGAgaagaacaaaaacaaacaagtaCTCACAACACTCACATTTATTTGTAAAAATGCGGGGACTATGGGGAGCTAAATAAGAGGGAGCTTCAGACGGTATAACCAGTGCAGTACTCAGCTTACAGCAGCCCATCTATTCAggttctgagagagagtgttagcTTGATGATAAATCCAAAGGAAGTAGGTTTATGGATCAGGCACCACATTATATTATCACTAACCCAACTACTCTGTTCCCAAAAAGCGCCTATGAGCGATGCACACTTTTCCATTATCCTTTTCTATTATTCCAAGTTACAGAAATTCAACTTTTGCCATAGAAATGAGTTACATAGCAAGACAGGGATTCATCCGGCTGTGATGCAATTACCAACGGATTGGGGTGCGATACCCCGATGAACCCCAGCCAAAGGCAGGTATTCCTTGTGCTTGGTTTCTACTTTGTGCATCTCTCAAACAGGAAGGGTACAGAGAAGATGCAGAGCAGCGTACGTACCTAATGTCATTAGAGCTCCAAGCAATAGCCATCCAGCCTGCGTGCGTTGTAACGATAGCCTGCTATTTTGTGAAGCAGTGCGTAACAAGTCTTCGGCTATGCTGACAACCATCTGCAACAACAAAATCAAAATAATGAGACGgacttcatacagtatacagattgGCAACAGTAATACTCAGGAACCAGAATAACCTTCACTAAACTGCTGCAGTGCATAATAGCATGTGTTGGATTGCTTAGCATGGGTTTAGTTGCCATGGAAGTGAAGAGACCTAGAACATGAGCACAAAGTAGATTGCATTTGAGAAATAACTTGGAAATTAGGTCAGAAAGGTGAGGAAGGGATGTAGATTGGCAATATtgcagaaatggaaacaaaatttGGCGAGGTACCGATTgtgaggggtgagggaggagtaCAAAAATGACACCCGTGCATCTAGCTTGGAGTCTACAAAGTATAGTGGAGACTTACAATTCAATTGAGAAATTAGGTACAGATGTAGGGTTAGAAGGAAGGGAACTGataagctctgtttttgacatgttaggtTAGAGATGATAATGGGACATCCACGAGCAAATAGCAGAAAAACAGTTACACACAATTGGAATGAAAGAGGAGAGGTCAGGAGATGAGAGGATTGAGAGAGAAAATtgtagagggggggtgaggggagaagatGGGAGACTTTCTCCTTGGTAACTGGTGTGGATGTGGCTTGACAAAGTCGTGTCGAATAGCGTTGATTTCATCTCTAAAGTGGTTAGGTAGATCTTGAGCTATAAGGCCAGAAGTGGGACCTTGGGTGGAAGGACAAAGAGAGTTGAAAGTTGAAAACAGACATTGTGAATTGGTGGATAGTAGATATGTGAGAGTAAAAGTAGTTTTGTTTAGAAAGGATTTGGGCAGAATTACAGGCAAAGAGAATTAATTTGCGGTGCATAAATCAGCTTTAGAGAGTGATTTCCTCCATTGACATTTAGTGAGGGAACAGAGACGACAGAACATAATATTAAGCAAGTAACCATCACAATGTGAAGCAGAGCTGGACAACCGCTCAGAGACCAAAGAATGAGGTCAAAGAGGAAATAAGAGGAAGCTGGAGTATTAGGGTTATCAATAGGAATATTAAAGTCTGCTAGAATGAGTGAGGAAGTCAGGAATGAGCAGGTGTGGAAGCCAGGCAACAAAATTGTCTGCAATACGGAGAGACAGGGGAGTGTTTTTTTCAAATGAGGGTAACGAGAGGGAAGGACAAGGGGGTATTACTTGGAAAGTGCATCAATGAGAGAGAAGAAGGCCTCCTCCACCATGTCTGCTCCCTGGTCAGGGGTATGACTAAAGGAAAGGCCACTGTAAGACAGTGCAGCAGGTGAGATAGTAACAGGTGGCGTTAGCCAAGTTTCAGTAATGTCTATTAGGCTGAACGAGtacggtatatacacatataaatacaggcataccccgttttacgtacacccgctttacgtacactcgcaagtacgtacatttatttttagttacaccatacccctttgtacgtacgcatgcttcgtgagtacggacaccagggggcggcgtgcgtgcgtgcgcacctctcatcaatactgcaacctccttcattgtggtccctaactgagtgggagtgcaggtaaggggtaagggggaacggggccagatggcagggggaacggggagatcgggcgcaccatcaatcagctgctatagcagtgattccgcccgcactgcagctcctggcttttctccctccgctctcctcctcccttctccctcctccctcctccctcctcagagctcgctctagcctgctgctgctgtagaatggaactttgcatgtga
This genomic interval carries:
- the LOC142489271 gene encoding HEAT repeat-containing protein 5B-like isoform X4, with protein sequence MKMVVSIAEDLLRTASQNSRLSLQRTQAGWLLLGALMTLGPSVVRYHLPKMLLLWRNVFPRSLKELEAEKARGDSFTWQVTLEDRAGALCGKKQDAMQSFVAHCPELLTEDVIRKLMTPIECAMTMMSHILSVIKAHGTHLKASAAMVRLRLYDILALLPPKTYEGNFNVLLRELVAEFTLTDNSSNTTTSLLRSLCHYDDSVLLGSWLQETDHKSIEDQLQPNSASGSGALEHDPSSIYLRIPAGEAGLAPSR
- the LOC142489271 gene encoding HEAT repeat-containing protein 5B-like isoform X1, with translation MAARLAAAWCLRCVAVALPFQLTPLLDRCVERLNNLKNSPEAVSGYSFAMAALLGGVHQCPLGILHAKGKMVVSIAEDLLRTASQNSRLSLQRTQAGWLLLGALMTLGPSVVRYHLPKMLLLWRNVFPRSLKELEAEKARGDSFTWQVTLEDRAGALCGKKQDAMQSFVAHCPELLTEDVIRKLMTPIECAMTMMSHILSVIKAHGTHLKASAAMVRLRLYDILALLPPKTYEGNFNVLLRELVAEFTLTDNSSNTTTSLLRSLCHYDDSVLLGSWLQETDHKSIEDQLQPNSASGSGALEHDPSSIYLRIPAGEAGLAPSR